In the Malania oleifera isolate guangnan ecotype guangnan chromosome 1, ASM2987363v1, whole genome shotgun sequence genome, one interval contains:
- the LOC131156310 gene encoding protein GL2-INTERACTING REPRESSOR 1-like: MALDVHNKHPTELATPAGGAISPGDNDRGGIASGLRRPVPVTLDLFHTKPTTSPVQLEHCASLLPLDFQSFLTIKTGEIYRSKMSRQNGSSSCNPKLDLKLNLSPPRGSNRQVESPNRSRTVSPTSPPSSCVSSELNQEEVERFADSPEATSSMVLVGCPRCLMYVMLSQDEPKCPKCKSTVLVDFVHEQSITKKTRKN, encoded by the exons ATGGCCTTGGACGTTCACAATAAACACCCAACAGAGCTTGCCACCCCTGCCGGAGGAGCAATCAGTCCCGGAGATAACGATCGTGGTGGCATAGCCTCCGGTCTCCGACGACCCGTTCCGGTCACTCTCGACCTCTTCCACACAAAACCCACAACATCCCCTGTTCAATTAGAACACTGCGCTTCTCTTCTTCCTCTGGATTTCCAGAGTTTCCTCACCATTAAG ACGGGGGAAATATATCGCAGTAAGATGAGTCGCCAAAACGGAAGTAGCAGTTGCAACCCAAAGCTAGACCTGAAGCTGAACCTGTCACCGCCGAGGGGGAGTAACCGGCAAGTCGAGTCGCCGAACCGGTCGAGGACGGTGTCGCCGACGTCGCCGCCGAGCTCGTGCGTGTCGTCGGAGCTGAACCAGGAAGAAGTCGAGCGGTTCGCTGACAGCCCGGAGGCGACGTCGTCCATGGTGCTGGTGGGGTGTCCTCGCTGCCTCATGTACGTGATGCTTTCGCAGGATGAACCCAAATGTCCAAAATGCAAGAGCACCGTTCTGGTGGATTTTGTCCATGAGCAGAGCATCACCAAGAAGACGAGGAAAAACTAG